Proteins from one Nerophis lumbriciformis linkage group LG16, RoL_Nlum_v2.1, whole genome shotgun sequence genomic window:
- the LOC133617274 gene encoding SH3 and PX domain-containing protein 2A-like isoform X5: MASAYHHGAQPGQATSATPPMGSPLIGEGIKVGCSASWAEAEVTKRRKAHLKRLDRRWTLGGIVNRQQSREEKYVTVQPYSSQGKDEVSFEKGVTVEVIQKNLEGWWYIRYLGSEGWAPASYLKKLKEDFSPRKKTLSGPVEIIGNIMEISNLLQKKSVSEKDMQTEGEGSVTPERHICKSEISLPMPFSSEINAETGRRLSAGRDTNSPCLGIAASTARMEAKARGEAGSPAVARVAPQRVENGSPNLRQKPPPRRETNLGFQLPKPPEPPAVEAEYYTIADFQSSISDGISFHGGQKADVIEKNPGGWWYVQIGEMEGWAPCSYIDKRKKPNISRRTSTLTRPTVPPPAPPVKKHDSEDSPPSTTCTLKVSDSVYEEPEYDVPAVGCDGESDTDSPKDERSLNVKFSSAVGNKFSPPSNKASPPVCKESPIFSHQRASFRSDQKVAKKECIYENDACRPTSGTEGRTAKMSSEPNSPRSYHSSTVPRKLSGSSPVPGRLSKIVTPEMNRRSQTLDRRTDINRRSQENSPHSSSNESKGTSLSRDVEQRIGQSPSTRPKPSVRPKPLLTKSEPQRTERMDISSLRRQLRPTGQLRHGPKPSRGDDSETASVIPSEQSMTLRTTSDLSSVYPKEVHGESDPKGSCLYRSLDAYKKVQESEISFSAGVEVEVLEKQESGWWYVRWGSEEGWAPSYFLEPVKRMMDTARLESGTSGERKSNSLEKNEKQVMARNNINIQGLTQQHQGLRRNTPPIPSKPPGGFSKPSGMVNGGVRMRNGVRQVAVRPQSVFVTSTQPAKDTHYMTGSLRRNESLGRSDHYGSGSATLGVRRNASFSTVRPHVVVESQARPAERSNLGSSVSGFGSSNAQDPLGRFSKRNGIPMSAVRPKPIEKSQLIQNNLGRDVYVSIADYRGDEETMGFAEGTSLEVLERNPNGWWYCQVQDSLLPRKGWVPSNYLERKK, encoded by the exons AGGAGAAATACGTAACGGTGCAGCCGTATAGCAGCCAAGGGAAGGATGAGGTCAGCTTCGAAAAAGGGGTCACAGTGGAGGTGATACAGAAGAATCTGGAAGGCTGGTGGTACATCAG atatttagggagcgAGGGGTGGGCCCCTGCCTCCTATTTGAAAAAGCTGAAAGAAGACTTCAGCCCTCGCAAGAAGACCCTGTCCGGCCCCGTGGAGATCATCGGCAACATCATGGAGATAAGTAATCTTTTGCAAAAGAAGTCCGTCAGCGAGAAGGACATGCAGACGGAAGGAGAAGGGAGCGTCACGCCGGAACGCCACATCTGCAAGAGCGAGATCAGCCTGCCTATGCCCTTTAGCTCGGAGATTAACGCTGAGACGGGAAGGAGGCTGAGCGCGGGCCGCGATACCAACAGTCCGTGTCTGGGGATAGCAGCCAGCACTGCCCGGATGGAAGCCAAGGCGAGAGGCGAAGCTGGGTCGCCAGCTGTTGCCAGAGTCGCGCCGCAGAGAGTTGAGAATG GGTCTCCAAATCTGAGACAAAAACCTCCTCCAAGAAGAGAGACCAATTTG GGGTTCCAGTTACCTAAACCACCAGAGCCACCTGCTGTGGAAGCGGAGTATTACACCATTGCAGATTTCCAGTCTTCCATTTCTGATGGCATCAGCTTCCATGGAGGACAAAAGGCTGAC GTGATAGAGAAGAACCCTGGGGGTTGGTGGTATGTGCAGATTGGCGAAATGGAAGGCTGGGCCCCTTGCTCTTACATCGACAAACGCAAGAAACCCAACATCAGCCGTCGAACCAGCACCCTAACCCGACCCACAGTTCCACCCCCAGCCCCGCCTGTGAAAAAGCATGATTCTGAAGACAGTCCTCCTTCTACCACCTGCACTCTGAAAGTATCAGACTCTGTGTACGAGGAACCTGAATATGATGTACCTGCAGTTGGCTGTGATGGTGAATCAGACACTGATTCTCCCAAAGATGAACGCTCCTTGAATGTGAAGTTCAGCAGTGCAGTCGGCAACAAGTTTTCCCCACCCTCAAATAAAGCCTCCCCTCCTGTCTGCAAAGAATCGCCGATTTTCAGCCATCAAAGGGCGTCATTTAGATCTGACCAAAAAGTTGCTAAAAAGGAATGCATCTACGAGAATGATGCTTGCCGACCTACTAGTGGCACTGAAGGAAGGACAGCCAAAATGTCCAGTGAACCCAACTCTCCAAGAAGCTACCATTCCTCTACAGTTCCTCGCAAACTCTCTGGATCTTCACCGGTGCCTGGTCGACTCTCTAAAATCGTAACCCCAGAGATGAATAGGAGAAGCCAGACTCTTGATAGACGTACAGACATTAACCGCCGCTCTCAGGAGAACAGTCCACACTCCTCATCAAATGAATCAAAAGGCACAAGCCTCAGCCGGGATGTGGAGCAGAGAATAGGCCAGAGCCCTTCTACAAGACCAAAGCCTTCTGTCAGACCTAAACCTCTCCTGACTAAATCAGAGCCTCAGAGAACCGAAAGGATGGACATCAGCTCATTGAGACGGCAGCTGAGACCCACAGGTCAGTTGCGACATGGCCCCAAGCCTTCTCGAGGCGACGATTCTGAAACAGCCTCTGTTATTCCATCCGAGCAATCAATGACTTTGCGCACTACGTCAGATCTTTCGTCTGTATACCCAAAAGAAGTCCATGGAGAATCTGACCCAAAGGGTTCATGTTTGTACCGCTCCCTAGATGCCTACAAGAAGGTACAAGAGTCTGAAATCAGCTTTTCAGCTGGGGTGGAGGTTGAAGTTCTGGAGAAGCAAGAGAGCGGCTGGTGGTACGTGCGCTGGGGCTCTGAGGAAGGTTGGGCTCCCTCATACTTTCTGGAGCCTGTTAAGAGAATGATGGATACTGCAAGGCTTGAATCGGGTACTAGTGGTGAAAGAAAGTCCAATAGCCTCGAGAAAAATGAAAAGCAAGTTATGGCTCGAAATAACATCAATATTCAAGGTCTGACCCAGCAGCATCAAGGATTGAGGAGGAACACTCCGCCTATTCCTTCCAAGCCTCCTGGTGGTTTCTCAAAGCCGTCGGGGATGGTTAACGGGGGCGTGCGGATGAGGAATGGGGTACGTCAAGTAGCAGTTAGGCCTCAGTCTGTATTTGTGACCTCGACACAGCCAGCTAAAGATACGCATTACATGACTGGCTCTCTAAGACGAAATGAGTCACTTGGCAGAAGTGATCACTACGGCTCTGGTTCTGCCACACTTGGCGTTCGCCGAAATGCCTCCTTCAGCACGGTGCGACCACATGTGGTGGTGGAAAGTCAGGCAAGACCCGCCGAGCGCTCCAACCTGGGGTCGTCAGTGAGTGGATTTGGCTCAAGCAATGCACAGGATCCCCTTGGCAGATTTAGCAAGCGCAACGGTATCCCAATGTCTGCAGTTCGTCCCAAACCCATAGAGAAGAGCCAGCTGATCCAAAATAACCTTGGCAGAGATGTGTATGTGTCCATCGCGGACTACCGTGGTGATGAGGAGACTATGGGATTTGCTGAGGGCACCAGTCTGGAGGTCTTGGAGAGAAACCCCAATGGTTGGTGGTACTGCCAGGTACAGGATAGCTTGCTGCCCCGCAAGGGCTGGGTCCCATCGAACTACCTTGAAcggaaaaaataa